A section of the Primulina eburnea isolate SZY01 chromosome 1, ASM2296580v1, whole genome shotgun sequence genome encodes:
- the LOC140829586 gene encoding separase isoform X2, with protein MQKYTRSVVMDASTRGFFELVSYCANKCRGSNVYLCGVVTKNLNRLADGCKEDSPVFTSILRLYVTGLLASSASNQSKEENIKNCSNANEGSGFHIFFDNKELFHQVSSSFTLFKDQFNGCIQDKNSHQIRMPYTPYWEALRFFCQSLAEFVYSRRSDIFSGAESTFRPDAFGIIHQGFHHFCSIFLQCLSTTEREKEISGDNHRLICLVVVAALILSFKLNKNKKESVLLVKHVISVEWVPSKRLKYLYVFLYNLTVILYRNKRLKEAIKALNLCCKASWNYAIHLSEMHVDKLNMPQDDLSEKIIADYIKETSDKSAFLLNLLNQEGSCKINRIVVESLRNWSVAKNLIATLPTPASFVKEWVKIGIMRSKDNSSLEHGMMLYSLLPSSAEMSGRDIGKILEEELLAYEENSHLNPRLCHTMRMKIIEVLLKEIYVTKDHNLEKSRLLIEKGRVIRALGLECLEECTKCLSSAITILKSIYGTNKTFNSQVHHLLIHAYVLHAICTEETVPNSIVLLQRSEFIQDIRSAVELCLNSEHGYSDNQYDVKSEDMLYLWYLVIDLLSIKGYVEILPGIYDVVIKLFNRKNFSLEKTMTELWRNLRLGHALCVSPINHKLMRDFSKQWNELCDSNEFWKSCMNELNPLVVGFHHIDKEIKQTASDLISHVPISSASMFLHSHHCYKFAGRLISTGRMVEALSYAKEAHRLRGKLLQQKFEYSVEKITETYDENGEIFEKSYYGIKTFKENDVMMIKDSCDYEGCVLTPWNVLRCYLESILQVGVVHEILGNGSEAEMLLRWGKNVSQFKSLPLFEISFSSVLGKLYCKQKLWCLAEKELTSATKTLVDYHAVVSCEKCACMLEVSLNQQLGDLFLSSSCSAGEPYSTKGLFNAKRLYQLALDKLNNSEWRNFEFTLDEARTDKGICKKSSSSRHLTGFLETNASSLGDESVSKIESKRSRRTKQSKFATQRLDAVGYQNRRITRSTYRSTANTSEIVLGDRKIDHTVGLATEHASTSGSGYDHDMPGLENFSVADFQNDISSLCNKMKCWHCLHLEAVDRGSLNKLIWMEWELVYRKLSLRILISIGKFSGVCGNAHEAHKLLRQSIAVLFGRNSSCSKYSSLTLVFLIESIGKQFPGDLLAVERAALLYYICWFTLKSYPWQFERNICCELSCIETRVTISLLKLAFTLCREVPLLFQKISRLLAIVYVLATSIKHFSLLPSEEGLESQWSSFFHQASLGSHLNRQVFSTAVRKQQSQNASDFEDSLLPNSASTFSDIPDSLRLSPESCDDLEEFIHKFFRDLPSSPVICISLVSGVDAILLRELLGCSLIIRAWIMLSHLTSEHQHAILLPVHTTLEDDSSSNSVVFDCKDFVKRWQCPWVSSVIDDIAPVFRHVLEGNYYSSTEYFLEYIKDNTSSWWLQRNQLDECLSKFLQDMEDLWLGTWKYFLLGEWPDLSFLEPLQEKLCEEDEHLLQHIINKNCYVGLRSEASSKRVNDFENILQLAFKTTLGTSQNFDIFGYSRRQPIILVLDFELQMLPWENLPILRNQEVYRMPSVGSIFVTLDRCCQNQKFMEPTIPSIPLIDPLDSYYLLNPDGDLRRTQVEFENWFKDQNIEGKSGSVPTIEELTHALENHDLFIYFGHGSGTQYIPGHEIQKLNHCAASLLLGCSSGSLYLKGSYVPLGAPISYLIAGSPVIIANLWEVTDKDIDRFGKAMLNAWLRERSAECTECDSTVQTCKSSTCNHRRRIGSFMAQAREACTLGYLIGASPVCYGVPTGIIKRKDV; from the exons ATGCAGAAGTATACTAGAAGT GTCGTAATGGATGCATCAACAAGAGGTTTTTTTGAACTAGTATCTTACTGTGCAAATAAATGTCGGGGTTCAAATGTATATTTATGTGGTGTTGTTACAAAAAATTTGAATAGATTAGCAGATGGCTGTAAAGAG GATTCTCCAGTCTTTACTTCTATTCTGAGGCTTTATGTGACTGGATTGTTGGCGAGTTCAGCAAGTAACCAATCAAAAGAAGAGAATATAAAAAACTGTAGCAATGCCAATGAGGGATCTGGATTTCACATTTTCTTTGATAACAAGGAGCTGTTTCATCAAGTTTCTTCTTCTTTTACTTTATTTAAAGACCAGTTTAATGGTTGCATTCAAGACAAGAACTCTCATCAAATTAGGATGCCGTACACACCTTACTGGGAAGCTCTCAGATTTTTTTGTCAGTCACTAGCGGAGTTTGTTTATTCTAGAAGGAGTGATATTTTCTCTGGGGCTGAGAGTACATTCCGTCCAGATGCTTTTGGTATCATCCACCAAGGGTTTCATCATTTCTGCTCTATTTTTCTCCAATGTCTCAG TACAACAGAAAGGGAGAAAGAGATATCTGGTGACAACCATAGATTGATATGCCTTGTAGTTGTGGCTGCTCTCATACTCTCAttcaaattaaacaaaaacaaaaag GAGAGTGTccttttggtaaagcatgttaTTTCAGTTGAATGGGTTCCATCCAAAAGGCTCAAGTACCTTTACGTTTTTCTCTACAACTTAACTGTCATTTTGTACAGAAATAAGCGGTTGAAAGAG GCCATAAAAGCTTTAAACTTATGTTGCAAAGCTTCATGGAACTATGCAATACATCTCTCTGAAATGCATGTTGACAAACTAAATATGCCACAAGATGATTTGTCAGAAAAGATTATAGCAGATTATATCAAGGAGACATCTgataaaagtgcttttctgCTAAATTTACTTAATCAAGAAGGTAGTTGCAAGATAAATCGCATTGTGGTAGAAAGCCTTAGAAACTGGTCAGTTGCCAAAAATTTGATAGCGACGCTGCCAACTCCTGCATCTTTTGTAAAAGAGTGGGTAAAG ATAGGAATCATGCGGTCAAAAGATAATTCATCATTGGAGCATGGTATGATGCTATATTCCCTGCTTCCATCTTCTGCTGAAATGTCTGGAAGAGATATTGGAAAAATATTGGAAGAG GAACTTCTTGCTTATGAAGAAAATAGTCACCTCAATCCGAGATTATGTCACACGATGCGAATGAAAATCATTGAAGTCCTTTTAAAAGAAATTTATGTTACAAAAGATCATAATTTAGAGAAATCTAGACTTCTAATTGAAAAAGGAAGAGTTATAAGGGCTCTTGGATTAGAATGCCTTGAGGAGTGCACCAAGTGCCTATCTTCCGCTATAACTATATTG AAGTCAATTTATGGCACAAACAAAACTTTCAATTCTCAAGTTCATCATCTCTTGATCCATGCATATGTTTTACACGCAATATGCACTGAGGAGACAGTACCAAATTCAATTGTTTTGTTACAAAGAAG CGAATTTATTCAAGATATTCGTTCTGCTGTAGAACTCTGTTTGAACTCAGAACATGGGTATTCAGATAATCAATACGATGTGAAGTCCGAAGATATGTTATATCTGTGGTATCTGGTCATCGATTTGTTATCTATAAAG GGCTATGTGGAAATTCTACCTGGAATATATGATGTAGTGATCAAGTTGTTTAATCGAAAGAACTTCAGTCTGGAAAAGACCATGACTGAGCTTTGGAGAAATCTAAGGCTTGGTCATGCTCTTTGTGTTTCACCTATAAATCACAAGTTGATGAGAGATTTTTCTAAACAATGGAATGAACTTTGTGACTCTAATGAATTCTGGAAGAGTTGCATGAATGAACTGAATCCGCTTGTTGTTGGATTCCATCACATAGATAAGGAGATTAAACAAACTGCTTCTGATCTTATTTCCCAT GTTCCGATATCCAGTGCTTCAATGTTTCTCCACTCACACCACTGTTACAAATTTGCTGGTAGACTTATTTCAACTGGGCGGATGGTTGAG GCTCTTTCATATGCCAAAGAGGCCCATCGCTTGCGTGGTAAACTTTTACAGCAAAAATTTGAATACTCAGTAGAGAAAATAACAGAGACATATGATGAAAATGGGGAAATCTTTGAAAAGAGTTACTATGGCATCAAGACATTTAAAGAAAATGATGTAATGATGATCAAAGATTCTTGTGATTATGAAGGATGTGTTCTTACTCCGTGGAATGTTCTTAGGTGTTATCTTGAAAGCATATTACAG GTTGGAGTTGTCCATGAGATTCTTGGAAATGGATCTGAAGCTGAAATGCTTCTACGATGGGGCAAAAATGTTTCGCAATTTAAGAGCTTGCCACTTTTTGAAATTTCATTCTCTTCCGTTTTAG GAAAACTATACTGCAAACAAAAGCTCTGGTGCTTAGCTGAAAAGGAACTGACCAGTGCGACAAAAACCTTAGTTGACTATCACGCCGTCGTATCCTGTGAAAAATGTGCATGTATGCTGGAAGTTTCTCTAAATCAGCAACTTGGAGATTTATTCTTAAGCAGTTCCTGTAGTGCTGGAGAACCATATTCTACTAAGGGATTGTTTAATGCTAAACGCTTGTATCAGTTAGCCTTAGACAAACTAAATAATTCGGAGTGGAGGAATTTCGAGTTCACCTTAGACGAAGCTAGGACTGATAAGGGCATTTGCAAAAAGAGTTCATCTTCTAGACACCTCACTGGTTTTCTGGAAACTAATGCTTCTTCTCTTGGTGATGAATCTGTTTCGAAAATTGAATCCAAAAGATCTAGAAGGACAAAGCAGTCGAAGTTCGCCACACAGAGACTGGATGCCGTAGGTTATCAAAATCGCAGGATAACTCGATCCACATATCGCTCTACAGCGAACACCAGTGAGATTGTACTGGGTGACAGGAAAATTGACCACACTGTTGGTTTAGCAACTGAACATGCATCTACATCTGGTTCTGGTTATGATCATGATATGCCTGGATTAGAGAACTTTTCTGTTGCTGATTTTCAAAATGACATCTCATCTCTTTGCAACAAAATGAAATGTTGGCACTGTCTTCACCTTGAGGCAGTCGACCGTGGCAGTCTGAATAAACTGATATGGATGGAGTGGGAGCTTGTTTACCGAAAACTTTCACTAAGAATTCTCATTAGCATAG GGAAATTTTCTGGTGTCTGTGGTAATGCTCATGAAGCACACAAACTTCTGCGACAAAGCATAGCTGTACTGTTTGGCAGAAATTCGTCTTGTTCGAAGTATTCTTCACTTACTCTTGTTTTCTTGATCGAGTCTATCGGGAAGCAGTTTCCTGGAGATTTATTAGCAGTTGAGCGTGCAGCACTTCTTTATTATATTTGCTGGTTCACTTTAAAAAGTTATCCTTGGCAGTTTGAGAG GAATATTTGTTGTGAGCTCTCGTGCATTGAAACAAGAGTTACAATTTCTTTGTTGAAGCTAGCTTTCACACTTTGTCGTGAAGTTCCCTTACTTTTTCAAAAG ATTTCCAGGCTGCTTGCAATTGTATATGTGCTTGCTACATCAATTAAGCATTTTTCTTTATTGCCAAGCGAAGAAGGTTTGGAAAGTCAGTGGAGTTCCTTCTTCCATCAAGCTTCACTCGGCTCTCATCTTAATCGACAAGTCTTTTCAACTGCCGTGCGGAAGCAACAAAGtcaaaatgcttcagattttgAG GATTCTTTACTTCCAAACTCAGCATCAACTTTTTCAGATATACCCGACTCTCTCAG GCTTTCACCCGAGTCCTGTGATGATCTCGAAGAATTTATTCATAAATTTTTTCGGGATCTTCCCTCGAGTCCTGTTATCTGTATCAGCTTGGTTTCGGGTGTTGATGCTATTTTATTGAGAGAGCTCTTGGGTTGTTCTCTCATCATTCGAGCATGGATTATGTTGTCTCATTTGACTTCAGAACATCAGCATGCCATACTTCTCCCGGTGCATACAACTTTGGAAG atgattcaagtTCCAACTCAGTTGTGTTTGACTGCAAAGATTTTGTCAAGCGGTGGCAGTGTCCTTGGGTGTCCTCTGTCATCGATGACATAGCCCCGGTGTTTAGACATGTATTAGAGGGGAATTATTATTCATCAACGGAGTATTTCTTGGAATATATAAAGGATAACACGTCATCGTGGTGGTTGCAGAGAAATCAACTTGACGAGTGCCTGTCTAAATTCTTGCA GGATATGGAAGACTTGTGGCTAGGAACGTGGAAATATTTTCTGCTGGGAGAGTGGCCTGATCTCAGTTTTCTTGAACCATTGCAAGAGAAGCTTTGTGAAGAAGATGAGCATCTTTTGCAGCACATTATCAACAAAAACTGCTACGTCGGTCTGAGGTCTGAGGCATCATCTAAAAGAGTAaacgattttgaaaatatattacaATTAGCCTTCAAAACAACACTAGGAACATCCCAGAATTTTGACATATTTGGATACTCAAGGAGACAACCAATAATTTTGGTTTTGGATTTTGAGCTGCAG ATGCTTCCATGGGAGAACCTGCCAATATTGAGAAACCAAGAGGTCTACCGAATGCCCTCTGTTGGTAGCATTTTTGTAACACTTGATAGATGCTGCCAAAACCAAAAATTCATGGAACCAACTATTCCATCCATTCCATTGATAGACCCCCTGGATTCATATTATTTGTTGAATCCAGACGGTGATCTCAGGAGGACGCAGGTTGAGTTCGAGAATTGGTTCAAAGATCAAAACATTGAG GGAAAGAGTGGATCTGTACCGACAATTGAGGAACTGACGCATGCCTTGGAAAACCACGACCTCTTCATCTATTTTGGCCATGGAAGTG GAACCCAATACATTCCAGGTCACGAAATTCAAAAACTCAACCATTGTGCTGCCTCTCTACTTCTTGGATGCAGTAGTGGTTCTCTTTATCTGAAAGGAAGTTATGTACCACTAGGGGCTCCCATTTCTTACCTGATAGCAGGGTCACCTGTCATCATCGCTAATCTGTGGGAAGTAACAGACAAAGATATCGACAGATTTGGGAAGGCAATGCTCAATGCTTGGTTGAGAGAAAGATCCGCCGAATGCACCGAATGTGATTCAACTGTACAGACTTGCAAGTCCTCGACATGTAATCATCGACGAAGGATTGGATCCTTCATGGCACAAGCTAGAGAAGCCTGCACTCTTGGTTATCTCATTGGAGCTTCACCAGTTTGTTATGGTGTTCCCACAGGTATAATTAAAAGAAAAGACGTATAA
- the LOC140829586 gene encoding separase isoform X3, translating to MDASTRGFFELVSYCANKCRGSNVYLCGVVTKNLNRLADGCKEDSPVFTSILRLYVTGLLASSASNQSKEENIKNCSNANEGSGFHIFFDNKELFHQVSSSFTLFKDQFNGCIQDKNSHQIRMPYTPYWEALRFFCQSLAEFVYSRRSDIFSGAESTFRPDAFGIIHQGFHHFCSIFLQCLSTTEREKEISGDNHRLICLVVVAALILSFKLNKNKKESVLLVKHVISVEWVPSKRLKYLYVFLYNLTVILYRNKRLKEAIKALNLCCKASWNYAIHLSEMHVDKLNMPQDDLSEKIIADYIKETSDKSAFLLNLLNQEGSCKINRIVVESLRNWSVAKNLIATLPTPASFVKEWVKIGIMRSKDNSSLEHGMMLYSLLPSSAEMSGRDIGKILEEELLAYEENSHLNPRLCHTMRMKIIEVLLKEIYVTKDHNLEKSRLLIEKGRVIRALGLECLEECTKCLSSAITILKSIYGTNKTFNSQVHHLLIHAYVLHAICTEETVPNSIVLLQRSEFIQDIRSAVELCLNSEHGYSDNQYDVKSEDMLYLWYLVIDLLSIKGYVEILPGIYDVVIKLFNRKNFSLEKTMTELWRNLRLGHALCVSPINHKLMRDFSKQWNELCDSNEFWKSCMNELNPLVVGFHHIDKEIKQTASDLISHVPISSASMFLHSHHCYKFAGRLISTGRMVEALSYAKEAHRLRGKLLQQKFEYSVEKITETYDENGEIFEKSYYGIKTFKENDVMMIKDSCDYEGCVLTPWNVLRCYLESILQVGVVHEILGNGSEAEMLLRWGKNVSQFKSLPLFEISFSSVLGKLYCKQKLWCLAEKELTSATKTLVDYHAVVSCEKCACMLEVSLNQQLGDLFLSSSCSAGEPYSTKGLFNAKRLYQLALDKLNNSEWRNFEFTLDEARTDKGICKKSSSSRHLTGFLETNASSLGDESVSKIESKRSRRTKQSKFATQRLDAVGYQNRRITRSTYRSTANTSEIVLGDRKIDHTVGLATEHASTSGSGYDHDMPGLENFSVADFQNDISSLCNKMKCWHCLHLEAVDRGSLNKLIWMEWELVYRKLSLRILISIGKFSGVCGNAHEAHKLLRQSIAVLFGRNSSCSKYSSLTLVFLIESIGKQFPGDLLAVERAALLYYICWFTLKSYPWQFERNICCELSCIETRVTISLLKLAFTLCREVPLLFQKISRLLAIVYVLATSIKHFSLLPSEEGLESQWSSFFHQASLGSHLNRQVFSTAVRKQQSQNASDFEDSLLPNSASTFSDIPDSLRLSPESCDDLEEFIHKFFRDLPSSPVICISLVSGVDAILLRELLGCSLIIRAWIMLSHLTSEHQHAILLPVHTTLEDDSSSNSVVFDCKDFVKRWQCPWVSSVIDDIAPVFRHVLEGNYYSSTEYFLEYIKDNTSSWWLQRNQLDECLSKFLQDMEDLWLGTWKYFLLGEWPDLSFLEPLQEKLCEEDEHLLQHIINKNCYVGLRSEASSKRVNDFENILQLAFKTTLGTSQNFDIFGYSRRQPIILVLDFELQMLPWENLPILRNQEVYRMPSVGSIFVTLDRCCQNQKFMEPTIPSIPLIDPLDSYYLLNPDGDLRRTQVEFENWFKDQNIEGKSGSVPTIEELTHALENHDLFIYFGHGSGTQYIPGHEIQKLNHCAASLLLGCSSGSLYLKGSYVPLGAPISYLIAGSPVIIANLWEVTDKDIDRFGKAMLNAWLRERSAECTECDSTVQTCKSSTCNHRRRIGSFMAQAREACTLGYLIGASPVCYGVPTGIIKRKDV from the exons ATGGATGCATCAACAAGAGGTTTTTTTGAACTAGTATCTTACTGTGCAAATAAATGTCGGGGTTCAAATGTATATTTATGTGGTGTTGTTACAAAAAATTTGAATAGATTAGCAGATGGCTGTAAAGAG GATTCTCCAGTCTTTACTTCTATTCTGAGGCTTTATGTGACTGGATTGTTGGCGAGTTCAGCAAGTAACCAATCAAAAGAAGAGAATATAAAAAACTGTAGCAATGCCAATGAGGGATCTGGATTTCACATTTTCTTTGATAACAAGGAGCTGTTTCATCAAGTTTCTTCTTCTTTTACTTTATTTAAAGACCAGTTTAATGGTTGCATTCAAGACAAGAACTCTCATCAAATTAGGATGCCGTACACACCTTACTGGGAAGCTCTCAGATTTTTTTGTCAGTCACTAGCGGAGTTTGTTTATTCTAGAAGGAGTGATATTTTCTCTGGGGCTGAGAGTACATTCCGTCCAGATGCTTTTGGTATCATCCACCAAGGGTTTCATCATTTCTGCTCTATTTTTCTCCAATGTCTCAG TACAACAGAAAGGGAGAAAGAGATATCTGGTGACAACCATAGATTGATATGCCTTGTAGTTGTGGCTGCTCTCATACTCTCAttcaaattaaacaaaaacaaaaag GAGAGTGTccttttggtaaagcatgttaTTTCAGTTGAATGGGTTCCATCCAAAAGGCTCAAGTACCTTTACGTTTTTCTCTACAACTTAACTGTCATTTTGTACAGAAATAAGCGGTTGAAAGAG GCCATAAAAGCTTTAAACTTATGTTGCAAAGCTTCATGGAACTATGCAATACATCTCTCTGAAATGCATGTTGACAAACTAAATATGCCACAAGATGATTTGTCAGAAAAGATTATAGCAGATTATATCAAGGAGACATCTgataaaagtgcttttctgCTAAATTTACTTAATCAAGAAGGTAGTTGCAAGATAAATCGCATTGTGGTAGAAAGCCTTAGAAACTGGTCAGTTGCCAAAAATTTGATAGCGACGCTGCCAACTCCTGCATCTTTTGTAAAAGAGTGGGTAAAG ATAGGAATCATGCGGTCAAAAGATAATTCATCATTGGAGCATGGTATGATGCTATATTCCCTGCTTCCATCTTCTGCTGAAATGTCTGGAAGAGATATTGGAAAAATATTGGAAGAG GAACTTCTTGCTTATGAAGAAAATAGTCACCTCAATCCGAGATTATGTCACACGATGCGAATGAAAATCATTGAAGTCCTTTTAAAAGAAATTTATGTTACAAAAGATCATAATTTAGAGAAATCTAGACTTCTAATTGAAAAAGGAAGAGTTATAAGGGCTCTTGGATTAGAATGCCTTGAGGAGTGCACCAAGTGCCTATCTTCCGCTATAACTATATTG AAGTCAATTTATGGCACAAACAAAACTTTCAATTCTCAAGTTCATCATCTCTTGATCCATGCATATGTTTTACACGCAATATGCACTGAGGAGACAGTACCAAATTCAATTGTTTTGTTACAAAGAAG CGAATTTATTCAAGATATTCGTTCTGCTGTAGAACTCTGTTTGAACTCAGAACATGGGTATTCAGATAATCAATACGATGTGAAGTCCGAAGATATGTTATATCTGTGGTATCTGGTCATCGATTTGTTATCTATAAAG GGCTATGTGGAAATTCTACCTGGAATATATGATGTAGTGATCAAGTTGTTTAATCGAAAGAACTTCAGTCTGGAAAAGACCATGACTGAGCTTTGGAGAAATCTAAGGCTTGGTCATGCTCTTTGTGTTTCACCTATAAATCACAAGTTGATGAGAGATTTTTCTAAACAATGGAATGAACTTTGTGACTCTAATGAATTCTGGAAGAGTTGCATGAATGAACTGAATCCGCTTGTTGTTGGATTCCATCACATAGATAAGGAGATTAAACAAACTGCTTCTGATCTTATTTCCCAT GTTCCGATATCCAGTGCTTCAATGTTTCTCCACTCACACCACTGTTACAAATTTGCTGGTAGACTTATTTCAACTGGGCGGATGGTTGAG GCTCTTTCATATGCCAAAGAGGCCCATCGCTTGCGTGGTAAACTTTTACAGCAAAAATTTGAATACTCAGTAGAGAAAATAACAGAGACATATGATGAAAATGGGGAAATCTTTGAAAAGAGTTACTATGGCATCAAGACATTTAAAGAAAATGATGTAATGATGATCAAAGATTCTTGTGATTATGAAGGATGTGTTCTTACTCCGTGGAATGTTCTTAGGTGTTATCTTGAAAGCATATTACAG GTTGGAGTTGTCCATGAGATTCTTGGAAATGGATCTGAAGCTGAAATGCTTCTACGATGGGGCAAAAATGTTTCGCAATTTAAGAGCTTGCCACTTTTTGAAATTTCATTCTCTTCCGTTTTAG GAAAACTATACTGCAAACAAAAGCTCTGGTGCTTAGCTGAAAAGGAACTGACCAGTGCGACAAAAACCTTAGTTGACTATCACGCCGTCGTATCCTGTGAAAAATGTGCATGTATGCTGGAAGTTTCTCTAAATCAGCAACTTGGAGATTTATTCTTAAGCAGTTCCTGTAGTGCTGGAGAACCATATTCTACTAAGGGATTGTTTAATGCTAAACGCTTGTATCAGTTAGCCTTAGACAAACTAAATAATTCGGAGTGGAGGAATTTCGAGTTCACCTTAGACGAAGCTAGGACTGATAAGGGCATTTGCAAAAAGAGTTCATCTTCTAGACACCTCACTGGTTTTCTGGAAACTAATGCTTCTTCTCTTGGTGATGAATCTGTTTCGAAAATTGAATCCAAAAGATCTAGAAGGACAAAGCAGTCGAAGTTCGCCACACAGAGACTGGATGCCGTAGGTTATCAAAATCGCAGGATAACTCGATCCACATATCGCTCTACAGCGAACACCAGTGAGATTGTACTGGGTGACAGGAAAATTGACCACACTGTTGGTTTAGCAACTGAACATGCATCTACATCTGGTTCTGGTTATGATCATGATATGCCTGGATTAGAGAACTTTTCTGTTGCTGATTTTCAAAATGACATCTCATCTCTTTGCAACAAAATGAAATGTTGGCACTGTCTTCACCTTGAGGCAGTCGACCGTGGCAGTCTGAATAAACTGATATGGATGGAGTGGGAGCTTGTTTACCGAAAACTTTCACTAAGAATTCTCATTAGCATAG GGAAATTTTCTGGTGTCTGTGGTAATGCTCATGAAGCACACAAACTTCTGCGACAAAGCATAGCTGTACTGTTTGGCAGAAATTCGTCTTGTTCGAAGTATTCTTCACTTACTCTTGTTTTCTTGATCGAGTCTATCGGGAAGCAGTTTCCTGGAGATTTATTAGCAGTTGAGCGTGCAGCACTTCTTTATTATATTTGCTGGTTCACTTTAAAAAGTTATCCTTGGCAGTTTGAGAG GAATATTTGTTGTGAGCTCTCGTGCATTGAAACAAGAGTTACAATTTCTTTGTTGAAGCTAGCTTTCACACTTTGTCGTGAAGTTCCCTTACTTTTTCAAAAG ATTTCCAGGCTGCTTGCAATTGTATATGTGCTTGCTACATCAATTAAGCATTTTTCTTTATTGCCAAGCGAAGAAGGTTTGGAAAGTCAGTGGAGTTCCTTCTTCCATCAAGCTTCACTCGGCTCTCATCTTAATCGACAAGTCTTTTCAACTGCCGTGCGGAAGCAACAAAGtcaaaatgcttcagattttgAG GATTCTTTACTTCCAAACTCAGCATCAACTTTTTCAGATATACCCGACTCTCTCAG GCTTTCACCCGAGTCCTGTGATGATCTCGAAGAATTTATTCATAAATTTTTTCGGGATCTTCCCTCGAGTCCTGTTATCTGTATCAGCTTGGTTTCGGGTGTTGATGCTATTTTATTGAGAGAGCTCTTGGGTTGTTCTCTCATCATTCGAGCATGGATTATGTTGTCTCATTTGACTTCAGAACATCAGCATGCCATACTTCTCCCGGTGCATACAACTTTGGAAG atgattcaagtTCCAACTCAGTTGTGTTTGACTGCAAAGATTTTGTCAAGCGGTGGCAGTGTCCTTGGGTGTCCTCTGTCATCGATGACATAGCCCCGGTGTTTAGACATGTATTAGAGGGGAATTATTATTCATCAACGGAGTATTTCTTGGAATATATAAAGGATAACACGTCATCGTGGTGGTTGCAGAGAAATCAACTTGACGAGTGCCTGTCTAAATTCTTGCA GGATATGGAAGACTTGTGGCTAGGAACGTGGAAATATTTTCTGCTGGGAGAGTGGCCTGATCTCAGTTTTCTTGAACCATTGCAAGAGAAGCTTTGTGAAGAAGATGAGCATCTTTTGCAGCACATTATCAACAAAAACTGCTACGTCGGTCTGAGGTCTGAGGCATCATCTAAAAGAGTAaacgattttgaaaatatattacaATTAGCCTTCAAAACAACACTAGGAACATCCCAGAATTTTGACATATTTGGATACTCAAGGAGACAACCAATAATTTTGGTTTTGGATTTTGAGCTGCAG ATGCTTCCATGGGAGAACCTGCCAATATTGAGAAACCAAGAGGTCTACCGAATGCCCTCTGTTGGTAGCATTTTTGTAACACTTGATAGATGCTGCCAAAACCAAAAATTCATGGAACCAACTATTCCATCCATTCCATTGATAGACCCCCTGGATTCATATTATTTGTTGAATCCAGACGGTGATCTCAGGAGGACGCAGGTTGAGTTCGAGAATTGGTTCAAAGATCAAAACATTGAG GGAAAGAGTGGATCTGTACCGACAATTGAGGAACTGACGCATGCCTTGGAAAACCACGACCTCTTCATCTATTTTGGCCATGGAAGTG GAACCCAATACATTCCAGGTCACGAAATTCAAAAACTCAACCATTGTGCTGCCTCTCTACTTCTTGGATGCAGTAGTGGTTCTCTTTATCTGAAAGGAAGTTATGTACCACTAGGGGCTCCCATTTCTTACCTGATAGCAGGGTCACCTGTCATCATCGCTAATCTGTGGGAAGTAACAGACAAAGATATCGACAGATTTGGGAAGGCAATGCTCAATGCTTGGTTGAGAGAAAGATCCGCCGAATGCACCGAATGTGATTCAACTGTACAGACTTGCAAGTCCTCGACATGTAATCATCGACGAAGGATTGGATCCTTCATGGCACAAGCTAGAGAAGCCTGCACTCTTGGTTATCTCATTGGAGCTTCACCAGTTTGTTATGGTGTTCCCACAGGTATAATTAAAAGAAAAGACGTATAA